A portion of the Pan troglodytes isolate AG18354 chromosome 10, NHGRI_mPanTro3-v2.0_pri, whole genome shotgun sequence genome contains these proteins:
- the SSPN gene encoding sarcospan isoform X3 has translation MLCVSYQVDERTCIQFSMKLLYFLLSALGLTVCVLAVAFAAHHYSQLTQFTCETTLDSCQCKLPSSEPLSRTFVYRDVTDCTSVTGTFKLFLLIQMILNLVCGLVCLLACFVMWKHRYQVFYVGVRICSLTASEGPQQKI, from the exons ATGCTTTGTGTCTCATATCAGGTTGACGAACGGACATGTATTCAGTTTTCTATGAAA CTGTTATACTTTCTGCTGAGTGCCCTGGGCCTGACGGTCTGTGTGCTGGCCGTGGCCTTTGCCGCCCACCACTATTCGCAGCTCACACAGTTTACCTGTGAGACCACACTTGACTCTTGCCAGTGCAAACTGCCCTCCTCGGAGCCGCTCAGCAGGACCTTTGTTTACCGGGATGTGACGGACTGTACCAGCGTCACTGGCACTTTCAAACTGTTCTTACTCATCCAGATGATTCTTAATTTGGTCTGCGGCCTTGTGTGCTTGTTGgcctgctttgtgatgtggaaACATAGGTACCAGGTTTTCTATGTGGGTGTCAGGATATGCTCCCTCACGGCTTCCGAAGGCCCCCAGCAAAAGATCTAA